CAGTTCCTCAATGGACTTGATGGCACGCTTTCGAATCGTGGCCGCTGCCGGCCTCGCTCTCGCAGCGACCTCTGCACCGGTGGCCCAAGCCCAGGGTTCGCTGTTCACGGCGGTGCCCGTGGAGTTAGGCAATTTCGTTTTGGTGTCGGCCCCGATCGGTCAGGGCGAGCGTTCGCAGCTAAACATCTACGAGCAGCGCACCACGAAACGTCCCTGTTTCGCTGTGGCCGCAGGATCACCGGCCATGGTGGATCCCTTGTTGTCCAAGTTTGATTTCACAGGGGTCTGCAACCGCTACATCGATGGCAACGGTTATTCCCTGCGCATCGGTGGTGATGACCTCGGCACCCGATACCGGCTCAGCGTGGTGAACACCGGTAGAGATATCGAGTTGCTGGCCACTCCGACCAAGAATCCCTCCCAGCCGATCATGCTTGTGGCTCGGTCCGGCGGCGCCGCAAGCGGCTTTGTTCAGCTCAAGCTTGA
This genomic window from Synechococcus sp. MU1643 contains:
- a CDS encoding DUF3747 domain-containing protein; translation: MDLMARFRIVAAAGLALAATSAPVAQAQGSLFTAVPVELGNFVLVSAPIGQGERSQLNIYEQRTTKRPCFAVAAGSPAMVDPLLSKFDFTGVCNRYIDGNGYSLRIGGDDLGTRYRLSVVNTGRDIELLATPTKNPSQPIMLVARSGGAASGFVQLKLEPGWTLKRRAYGNKSLGHLYVYRDSAPVAGSSPNKLPAETEQIESSTAPSY